The proteins below come from a single Necator americanus strain Aroian chromosome V, whole genome shotgun sequence genomic window:
- a CDS encoding hypothetical protein (NECATOR_CHRV.G20550.T1): MPRGTEGKASESQLGNFLSAMVEQMRIQHEEMKTLLTALAPTQRTTIQDVSKDQYDQLSKDVQMFVTYEEVGHTFAYWYKKYGAVIRDSVLLDSKKRDFILMKLDEDAYRKYADDILSTQPHEIDFETTVANLEKLPASKKTLIRRRYECLRINCPPLTASYVPFRDCANMIEWMDEDARLKELHHTALKTLQFAVGLRDFRRFVKFVSECSVDWIRTQNMRH, translated from the coding sequence ATGCCACGAGGAACCGAAGGTAAAGCTTCGGAGTCACAGCTCGGTAACTTTCTTTCAGCAATGGTTGAACAAATGCGGATTcaacatgaagaaatgaaaacgctGCTCACCGCCTTGGCACCCACGCAGAGAACCACCATCCAGGACGTTAGCAAGGATCAATACGACCAGCTGAGTAAGGACGTGCAAATGTTCGTGACCTACGAAGAGGTGGGTCACACTTTCGCTTATTGGTACAAGAAGTACGGCGCGGTCATCAGGGATTCGGTCTTACTGGATAGCAAGAAGCGCGACTTCATCCTCATGAAGCTGGACGAGGATGCATATCGCAAATATGCCGATGACATACTATCGACACAACCACACGAGATCGATTTCGAGACGACGGTCGCAAATCTGGAAAAGCTTCCTGCGTCAAAGAAGACGCTGATTCGACGACGGTACGAGTGTCTCAGGATAAACTGCCCGCCGCTGACTGCCAGTTATGTACCATTCCGCGACTGCGCTAACATGATCGAGTGGATGGACGAAGACGCTCGACTGAAGGAGCTGCACCACACAGCACTGAAAACGCTACAGTTCGCAGTAGGACTTAGGGACTTCCGTCGTTTCGTGAAGTTCGTCTCAGAATGCTCCGTCGACTGGATACGCACACAGAACATGCGCCATTGA
- a CDS encoding hypothetical protein (NECATOR_CHRV.G20549.T1), with protein MNPLLLTLFLASLQLYNNAVTSAAGFKCQNSLISDQWRKGILELINGFRRTVAKGQQLGKDGAKLPSAKKMNQLTWDCNIEAEAQAAAATCPTSLTTAQLPTFQDTAYKLGYITATKTIKANSCDATKTAKDLLTEQWNTAVANQPDENVIKGEKVFSQLANEEMDAFACTYQICHFNHFRPAAAGAPVYEKETGTKYCTDRDCKCVDALCQKRVKPAVFKSTSFCGTKACTGKFSDTFRRTALEMHNYYRRLLATGWAKSGENYAKPATKMIELQYDKALEDKAIAKIKNCASSLNSDVGANFWSKDVTATSNIGEDGIEKAVASWWKSFENKGFGDDRKNKKSVISAANIAYDGATKVGCAIDVGDACLKLGKLYIMCMYDNSPDVGDVIYEAGNKACAKCGSTGTTPVCSPIGGLCVAAS; from the exons ATGAATCCGCTTCTTCTT ACTCTTTTCCTTGCAAGTCTGCAGCTCTACAACAACGCAGTCACTTCAGCTGCAG GCTTTAAATGTCAAAACTCGCTAATTTCTGACCAATGGAGGAAAGGAATTCTGGAACTTATCAATGGTTTTCGTCGAACAGTAGCGAAAGGACAGCAACTAGGTAAAGATGGCGCGAAACTGCCGAGcgctaaaaaaatgaatcaacTG ACATGGGATTGCAATATAGAAGCAGAAGCACAGGCTGCTGCTGCGACTTGCCCTACTTCATTGACAACTGCACAATTACCCACGTTCCAAGACACCGCCTATAAACTCGGATATATAACTGCGAC GAAAACAATTAAAGCTAACAGCTGTGACGCTACCAAAACAGCAAAAGATTTGCTGACTGAACAATGGAACACCGCAGTTGCAAACCAGCCGGATGAGAACGTAATAAAGGGCGAGAAAGTGTTTTCTCAG CTTGCCAACGAGGAAATGGATGCATTCGCATGCACATACCAAATTT GCCATTTTAATCATTTTCGGCCAGCCGCTGCAGGTGCCCCAGTTTATGAGAAGGAAACCGGCACTAAATACTGCACTGATCGAGACTGCAAGTGCGTAGATGCTCTTTGCCAAAAAAGAGTCAAACCAG CAGTTTTCAAGAGCACATCATTTTGCGGTACCAAGGCCTGTACAGGTAAATTTTCGGACACTTTCAGACGTACTGCACTGGAAATGCACAACTACTACAG ACGCCTCCTTGCTACAGGATGGGCGAAATCTGGAGAAAACTATGCAAAACCAGCCACAAAAATGATTGAACTG CAATATGACAAGGCTCTTGAAGACAAGGCTATAGCGAAGATTAAGAACTGCGCCTCAAGTTTAAACAGTGATGTCGGAGCAAACTTCTGGAGCAAAGATGTCACCGCAACCAGCAATATTGGTGAAGACGGCATTGAAAAA GCGGTGGCTAGTTGGTGGAAGTCTTTTGAAAACAAGGGCTTCGGAGACGACCGCAAGAATAAAAAGAGTGTCATATCCGCAGCAAAC ATAGCATATGATGGAGCCACCAAGGTTGGTTGTGCTATAGATGTTGGAGATGCTTGTCTGAAACTCGGAAAACTATACATTATGTGCATGTACGAcaa TTCACCTGATGTTGGTGATGTCATCTACGAAGCTGGGAATAAAGCGTGTGCGAAGTGCGGTAGCACCGGTACCACTCCGGTGTGCTCCCCGATAGGTGGATTGTGCGTCGCAGCATCCTGA
- a CDS encoding hypothetical protein (NECATOR_CHRV.G20548.T1): protein MPLCLTFIDLKKAIDSVKTEAVVEALDNQGVPTQYIKGDTISPKIFTATLENAMRKLEWDDMGVKVDSYTISALLMTFY from the exons atgccgctctgtctcaccttcatcgacttgaagaaggccatCGACTCAGTtaagacggaagcggtcgtggaagccttggacaaccaaggcgtccctactcagtacataaag ggtgacacaatctcacccaaaatattcacagccaccctcgagaacgcaatgagaaagttggaatgggacgacatgggagtgaaggtcgaCAGCTACACCATTAGCGCTTTACTGATGACATtctactga
- a CDS encoding hypothetical protein (NECATOR_CHRV.G20549.T2): MVLLEILIPVFKTLFLASLQLYNNAVTSAAGFKCQNSLISDQWRKGILELINGFRRTVAKGQQLGKDGAKLPSAKKMNQLTWDCNIEAEAQAAAATCPTSLTTAQLPTFQDTAYKLGYITATKTIKANSCDATKTAKDLLTEQWNTAVANQPDENVIKGEKVFSQLANEEMDAFACTYQICHFNHFRPAAAGAPVYEKETGTKYCTDRDCKCVDALCQKRVKPAVFKSTSFCGTKACTGKFSDTFRRTALEMHNYYRRLLATGWAKSGENYAKPATKMIELQYDKALEDKAIAKIKNCASSLNSDVGANFWSKDVTATSNIGEDGIEKAVASWWKSFENKGFGDDRKNKKSVISAANIAYDGATKVGCAIDVGDACLKLGKLYIMCMYDNSPDVGDVIYEAGNKACAKCGSTGTTPVCSPIGGLCVAAS, encoded by the exons atggtaCTTTTAGAAATACTGATTCCTGTTTTTAAGACTCTTTTCCTTGCAAGTCTGCAGCTCTACAACAACGCAGTCACTTCAGCTGCAG GCTTTAAATGTCAAAACTCGCTAATTTCTGACCAATGGAGGAAAGGAATTCTGGAACTTATCAATGGTTTTCGTCGAACAGTAGCGAAAGGACAGCAACTAGGTAAAGATGGCGCGAAACTGCCGAGcgctaaaaaaatgaatcaacTG ACATGGGATTGCAATATAGAAGCAGAAGCACAGGCTGCTGCTGCGACTTGCCCTACTTCATTGACAACTGCACAATTACCCACGTTCCAAGACACCGCCTATAAACTCGGATATATAACTGCGAC GAAAACAATTAAAGCTAACAGCTGTGACGCTACCAAAACAGCAAAAGATTTGCTGACTGAACAATGGAACACCGCAGTTGCAAACCAGCCGGATGAGAACGTAATAAAGGGCGAGAAAGTGTTTTCTCAG CTTGCCAACGAGGAAATGGATGCATTCGCATGCACATACCAAATTT GCCATTTTAATCATTTTCGGCCAGCCGCTGCAGGTGCCCCAGTTTATGAGAAGGAAACCGGCACTAAATACTGCACTGATCGAGACTGCAAGTGCGTAGATGCTCTTTGCCAAAAAAGAGTCAAACCAG CAGTTTTCAAGAGCACATCATTTTGCGGTACCAAGGCCTGTACAGGTAAATTTTCGGACACTTTCAGACGTACTGCACTGGAAATGCACAACTACTACAG ACGCCTCCTTGCTACAGGATGGGCGAAATCTGGAGAAAACTATGCAAAACCAGCCACAAAAATGATTGAACTG CAATATGACAAGGCTCTTGAAGACAAGGCTATAGCGAAGATTAAGAACTGCGCCTCAAGTTTAAACAGTGATGTCGGAGCAAACTTCTGGAGCAAAGATGTCACCGCAACCAGCAATATTGGTGAAGACGGCATTGAAAAA GCGGTGGCTAGTTGGTGGAAGTCTTTTGAAAACAAGGGCTTCGGAGACGACCGCAAGAATAAAAAGAGTGTCATATCCGCAGCAAAC ATAGCATATGATGGAGCCACCAAGGTTGGTTGTGCTATAGATGTTGGAGATGCTTGTCTGAAACTCGGAAAACTATACATTATGTGCATGTACGAcaa TTCACCTGATGTTGGTGATGTCATCTACGAAGCTGGGAATAAAGCGTGTGCGAAGTGCGGTAGCACCGGTACCACTCCGGTGTGCTCCCCGATAGGTGGATTGTGCGTCGCAGCATCCTGA